GATAGAGCAGCATCCACTTCTTTGGGGCCGGGTAGGCCATCATCTGTCTCCTGGCCTGCTCAGGGAGGTTGTGCCATCCTCGCTTCTGCATTAACTGCAGAAACATTTGTTCGACCACATTATCGTCGTCGGGTTTTGGGAAGTAGAAACCACCCTGAGGATCGCTTTGTCCTGGGGGAGGTCCCGAGGGAAACTTGGTGAATCGGTGGGAATCGCGGTTTGAGTACTGCGAAGCAGCATAAGAGCTTTGAGAAGATGCGCTGGGCATTGCTATGATTGGTTAGCGAGATATCCTAGTATGGACGTGGTTCGAATTACCTGACTGTATGCTCAAGTTGTCAGCTGAGCCTCGAGCAGTGGAAGACATCAACGAGTCGTATCGGGGGTTAGGAGCATTATTTGAGTGCGACGAACTGCCCCTGGCAGGGCCCCATTGCTGATATTGGGTCTGGCGTCCTGTCGAAGACATGGTAACATTTGAATTGGCATAACCGAAACCAGCAGGCTGGCGCCCTGGAGAACGGGCCCCAGACTGGCCTGACCCGTCCCAGCTTGGATATTGGTGATAGTCTAGGCCATTTTGATTGAGGTGGTGTGGAAGAGGTTCTCGGCGCACTGGCATCTGCTCGCCCTTGGGTAAGTACTCGACAGGAACCGGAGAGCGTGACCCGCCCCCGATAGTGTCGTATGGGATCGAAGTTATAACCCCAGCCATCTGATTGATACCGCCGTCGGAGGACTCTGGGCGACCGTCAAACGAGATAGCAGACGACTCTCGCTTATGGCGCGAGGACCGAAAGCTCGCTGCATCGTCTGCGGGGTATCTCGGGTCTTCATTCAAGCGTTTATCTTTGTGCTTGCTCCGCGAGAAGAGAGACCTGCCGCCAGAGGACTGTCTGGTCTTGTCAGACATGGCGACTGCAAGGTCGTGTCCGCGACAGTCGTCAGAGCCGAGTGTTTAGGTTACGAATCGTATTTCGAAAGTAATGTCGAGCTAGTGTGTAcaaataaaacaaaaaaggAGAAATCGAGGTCGAGGGGTCGTAATCGTCTACCAACGGTTACGAGTTGGAACACGTGAAGTTGGCGATGTGCTGGCCCTGGGCCGCTCGCTTCATTTGGGGCACAGTATTCGACGTTGAATGGAACGCTGGGAGGCTATTCGGGGTGCGGGAGGATCTCCAAATCGAAACGGCGTGAGCGTTGTGGGCGGGCTTGAAACCTTGGTCGCCAGGAGTTGCTTTTGACAGAAAGGAAATGTATGTAGATACTGCAGTGTAATGAACTGGAAGGGGGGTAAAGGTTAAAAAAAAGGCAAGgtaaaagacaaagaaaaggCCTAAGCTTGACCGAATGATGCCGCTGCTTGAAGGAGTGGTGCCAGAATGAAACGAATCGAACTGCAAACCGAATTAACTCAAGGTGGTGTGCATAAAGGAGCGTAGCGTAGCGTAGCAGTAGagtaataaagtaaaggTATTGGATCCGACCTAATCATCAAGTCAGTTGGGTGTCCAAAAGACGGGGATGATCTGGTTGGATTGGATCCTTTTCTCTATCGTCAGGGATCTTCTAGCTGCTCAAGCCAAACCGAGGGTCACGGGCAAAACGAATGCGGATTGGCTCGAGTGTCTATGGGGATGATGGATCTAGTATGGATTGCTTAGCCGCCGCTTAGAGGTCGGGTAGGTACCTAAGGAAGCTAAGCTAGGAGCGATTTCAGCGCTGTGAGAGCCAAGGAGGACGGGCGGGCATCGAGAATCACCTATCCATGGCTCCTCATAGAACAGAGGACTCAGATATGCCCCAAACGCCCTAACAAAATGTGGTAATGTTGaaacctacctaggtaggtatctaaCGTGTACATCTGTTAGATATTATGGGAATATCACGCATCAGACCAAGATTGACCATACAGCCAGTATCTACTAATCATTGGGCATCATGAGTGGATGGGGTTTACCTACTAAGTTTCAATGATTTACACCCCTAAAAGCGCTGTGACTGGGCGCTGGCCCGACCTCGTGGGATCCGGGCATGGACGCTTTTTAGCAACGACCCGTCGACCGGCGGGGAGCCTTTTCCTTCCAAGAATCAAGGGACCTATCAGGGGAAGTGGGCTTCCTAGATTAAAGACGCGTAGACATTATCAACCTATATCTACCAAATATTTCAGAATTCTCGAGCGTCATCAGAGGTAAAGAAGGATACAGATACGTGTTCACGGTAGCCTGGCAGCTTCCAGGGAACTGGGACTGTTAATGTATACCTACCTAATTAATCACAATGATAGTGCTGCAAGATCTTCGAGTTACAGTAAACCCTCGCACCGACATGCGGCACGTCACACTACCCGGGTACTAAATAAATTTTCTCGAGTGCCAAGTTGATGGTGTGCTTGAAAATAGTTCATGCAACCAGCTAACTACTATATATCTAACTATGATTCTCATGTTACACTCGAGGTCACGAGGTGATATTAGTTGTTACACATTTGCCCGGTTTTCACGAAAACGTCACTCTTTAGCTGAAATTCTCACGTTGTACATATACATGGaattctttcttctcctttgtcTCAGGGTCCGTCTGTATCCGTCCACTATTTCGAGACATAGTAGTAGATCTCTTTTCTCCATCCTTGTTTCTTAAGCGAAGTCGGTTGTCTCAGGGCCTCCATTGAACTCATTCCCTTTGCCTTCAACTGCCggcttgaacttgaactttTGGGCATCGTAAGCGTGAATCTACAAGCCATCGACTTTAACGAGAATAACGTATAATGATTCAACCAATCTTTCTACAAGCTAATTACAACTGATACAAAGTCGACAACCACAAGTTATTGGGGGCAAACAATCTCTACCTAGGCTGAGGTAGAGCAAAGCATCCAAATTCCAAATTTTGAATGCGGGAAAAAATAGGTACTTGGTCAAATGCCAGGTTAAAGATGGCATTTGATGGCTAGATTATTATATGCCTTGAGCAGTTTTGTAATCCAGAAAGAGTAATATCAGGAGCTCGTATCCATGACGTGTCCACCGTGAAGGAAATGGAAGGCTGATAAAAGGTACAATCAATTATCCTATATCGTATCCGTTGGTAGATGTTACATGACCCGCTCAACTGAATGGCGTGCTGTGGAAATTTACCGATCATGGATTAAGATGATGCATTAATCCGAATGATACAGATAGGTCGGTGATATGATACATACTATAGAATTGTCTTGATAGCTTTAGTTAATGATTGATTGGAAATACCAATCACTCGGCACTTTGTCCATTTTGTTCTCGAGACAATGAATTGGGGACGGTAGTCAATCTTTGATAGATTTCAACGTCGTCGATATTGGCACTTTTAACCCCCTTGCAAGTCTAATGGAACCCTTCTGTTGCTCGACCCCTTTCTAGCGGGATCTTCGGCGTCGTCACCTCCCCTTGTACTTGTGGCTTCAGCCACGTTTCCAGGGCAGCCTACAGCCTCTACTCTATCgttacctaggtagtcaGGGCCATCCTGTCGCAACCTCAAAGCAACGTCGGATCTCAGACCTCATGGCATCCGCTGCACCATCGTAATTTGTATTCTACGCTGAAACAAGCTCCAGTATCGTCCCCTTCAGTTCTTAAGAGGTAGAACATGGGCGCGGCAATGTCGGTCATCAAGGTACGCATTCATCATGACAACTTGACCAATGTTCTTGGCATTCGTGGCGGTATGATACTAACACCTGATCGCAATTAGACGCTCATTGTTCCCGCAGTCATCTCGTTGCTTCTCTTCATTCTTTTAACATACGTTGTTATTCCGCTATGGCGCCGATATGCTCGCTACAGTCAATACCTTCCTCTCGACACGTTATCGTCACATACGTCTTCCTTGCGCGAACGCATAACGGCCCGTGTCGCTGCGTGGCGCTCCAACCGTGATGTCACGTTCGCATCTGATGATGGCTCCGATGATGGGCtggatggtgatgatggagaagagcTTGGGAATGTCGACGAGGCTACCTGGCGTCAGATGGAGGCAGATACTCGAGCGGCGCGGCCAGATAATGCCAGACGGTTGAGTAGAGAGTAAGCGACCACAAAGAGAACATAATATTTGTCATGTCATAAGCATTGCTAACTAAGTATAGTCTTGAAGAAGGATTTAGAGACGATAGTGACGATGAACCAGACCGGTTAGCAAGGAACAACTTCAGATCATAATAACACAAACCGTTCTGTTCTTTTTAAAGGTACACGATTGCCTTCAAAAGCACTGTCCATACTTGCTAGAAAACTTGACACCTACCTAAATAATGGTAGGTGACAGATTTTCGACACTGCGATATTACGGCTGACCTACGCACGTTTTTTTACGTGCCTGAATAACGAGTTAAGACTGTCGAAGCTATCATACGTACTCTCGATGATAGATTTCACTATGTCAACATGTTCTTTTGAAGTGGCGTAAAAGGACCAAATACTCATGCAAAACCGGCTAAAGTATCTACTGAACGGGCCATGCGAGGGATTCGGTCATCGTCCGCTTGAGAAGGCTCTGGTTGGTAGTTATCAAGTTCCATCTCCCAAGACCAAACAAGAGGGCTAGTGGGTAGTAGAACAATTGGCCTCCTAGAccttagggtataaaaataagtagtctaaaaACTATAGTTCAAGGACCATAAActaacctactaatttcatctcttatgcttcaaGCGGTCAACTTTCCAGATACCCCTGAGGGAGGGCCCATCTAAAACTTAGTGAAAGGCACGCAACCAACTCGTCAAAGAGACGAGAAACCGCGATATCTCATGATAATAGCAGGTGTTATGTATTATTAGGTAGGCGTCATCTTGGGCACTTGATATCCTTATGTCATCTCTTGTCAATTGGTGGCAAGTCGCAGCCCGAGCTATCTGCTCCTAAGGGCTTCCATGTTCAGAGTAGGAAGGAATAGAAAGGCTGACCTCTTAGCTTTAGCGGGCCAACCAAAGTAGCATGTCTCAAGGAGATAGAATTTGAGACGGCAAAGTTGATGGAGAGGTCCAAGTTTTGGACGTTTTTATCAGGAATCGACAAGAACACCATATTGTGTGACTGCAAAGAAATTGGTGACCTGACCAAGGGCTCGGAGAGAAGTTACGTTGAACTATTGCGCCCGAGATTTGAACAATTCGTCTCTTGGAACTAACTATTTTGTCTGTTATTGCCTACAAGTACATACCGCTCAAACCATGTCGCTGAGAAAAATGCATCCTCCTGATGTTCCCTTTCTCCCTGAACATTTAACTCGACTCAAATATGTATGGGTGCTCTTCACTTTCGTCTTCACCTCCAACTTCATCTCGAGACATGACAACATGTAGCAGATGTTTAAAGGCGTGGAACTTGCTTTTGGCGAACCGCTTTTGATTAAACATGTAGTATCCAAACCGGTCCTTCGGCCCTGTCATCCTCCAACGCAGGTCATAGTATTTGCGAATCAATTTGGCCCTTTCCATATCACACATTCGAGCAAAGTGTTTGTCCGCATTCACTGCTGATTCCATTGCTTTCgcggtgttgcagaattcgCAATCGAATGGCAGGTGGTTAAGACCAGTCCCCATGTCCAAATGGACTCGAGCAGGTGCCTGCAAATCTGGAATGGCAACGTGTTGGCACCTGTGTTGGACAGGTAGACAGCTTCCCATGGGGCACCGATAATTGTGATTTGCGGCTGTTCTCAAGAACTTCTTTAGGCATGATATCCCAAAGTGGTGGCCACAAGGAAGGAATGCTCGAGCTTCGGATTCCATCCACGCTGAAAATTGACCGGGTTGACTTGTATGGCAGTATGCTTTGCCGCACATGACACAATGGTTACCACCAAAGTATAGCTGCGAGTACTTAACACTGGAGTGACGCGCATTCCTGTCTATCCTGTCTATCAGAGGTCTAGAGGACTCAAGGAGTTCTTCCATTCGCGATAGTGGTTCCCCCTTCGAATTGGTGCGAGCTTTTGCTCCTGCGGAAGAAGTTTGGACTATGGTCCGGGTCCTTTGAGGCGGCAGTACGACCAGCTCAGGGGTCTCGTCCGGCCGTTGCCGTCGAGAGAGAAGTGAAAAAGAACGTGACCCCATGATGCACTTTTTAACTTGATGCTGCTCATGACGGCAAAAGAAGTAAAATGATAGAGATGCGGATAGCTTGTGTTTGTTTATGTGTGCGTGAGATGTAGAGTAAAAGAAGTTGTTGTCTGCTGGTGTCAAAAGGACAGTTACTATCTATAGCTGCCAACCTACAAAGACAACCAAGAGCAAGCGGGCTAGAGAAGCAAGTACAGCAATACGACATTttcctaggtaggtatctagaAAAGGCAAGTACTTGGGAAGGTAAGTACTACCTACCTCTAATTGAAAGACCCTGAAGCTGGCTCCGTCATCACAGGCAAAGCTTCGGTCTGCCAAAGCACAGATCTTCTTTCTTTgccccttcttcttgctggcCTTCTTCCCTCTAGGCCAACGTGTAAGTCAGAGTGTAGAGTCAGTTAAAACTGTATATTCAGACAACCGTGTATGTAACATGAACTGACAATTAAAACAACAGCTCTCGACATATTTGCACAGAACATCTCTGAGGTTAGGTAGGCAGTTGTATGTGCTCTAGGTATAGTATAGTATAGTATAGGTAAGGTGTTTTTGAGACAAAACGtaggaggtaggtaggtacctaatgGTTAATACATACACCTCTTCCAGTGAACTTCAACGGCCTATCTCCTGCCCCACAAAATCCACCACTCTCAACCTCGACATCATCACTTCCCATCTAACACAACTATCTTAGTCCTCTCCTCCTTCGTTAGACTACCACAATTTCCTATTATAATGCGTTTTCGAACAGAATTGAAGAATATTCGCACATTTGCCAGTGAGCTCTCTTTCCTTGGGGACGCCCGTCTCCGCGTCATTCTTACTGTTTTTAATTACACTTCTTAACCGTGAATCTTTAGAGCTTGTAGCTGCACTTGGCTCTCTCGAGAAGATCGCATGGTTGCGCCTCAGCGATGATACGGCACGATTCACAGTCATCCCAGATATGGGATCTCAAGTCTGGGCGTATGTCTTTTCTTTCGTTTTCATGACTCCATCACTGACAAACATCGAGCTCACTTGCTATGGATTTCATCTTTGATGGCTACCACATTCAATCTGCAGAAGCAGGCAACACCATTAACCTGGAGCTTCCTCTCCAGCCTCTGCAACGCGCTCTCAAGTCAGCACTGAACAGCATGTCTGCTTCCTTACGTCTCACAAAGAAGGATGGTTTACCGGTTCTTTCCATGACAATCACGACAACCACGTCAGCTGCCAACCCGCCCGGAGCTGCGAAACCTTCAGGCACAGCTACTGGTGACGACCCgtttgatgacgatgagatGTTTCAGCCCGAACACCTCGAAACTAATTTACGGCGAGAGCATGAAAAGATCAT
This Fusarium poae strain DAOMC 252244 chromosome 3, whole genome shotgun sequence DNA region includes the following protein-coding sequences:
- a CDS encoding hypothetical protein (TransMembrane:1 (o6-29i)); the protein is MSVIKTLIVPAVISLLLFILLTYVVIPLWRRYARYSQYLPLDTLSSHTSSLRERITARVAAWRSNRDVTFASDDGSDDGLDGDDGEELGNVDEATWRQMEADTRAARPDNARRLSRDLEEGFRDDSDDEPDRLARNNFRS